The proteins below come from a single Spirochaeta isovalerica genomic window:
- a CDS encoding DUF2804 family protein, with amino-acid sequence MKQLIGENNKVNYGCIDEPIEWNYRDFVLRDFFNREIKGLRKKRAYHQFNYIGISAGKYIAGFAIVDLGAVKNVFGFLYEMGSGIILESDDKCPGFSRKMDFPRNPDSYKARYESRSTSLLIDKDKDEGVLTIDCHFKKRLKIKGRFPYSMEKHRPLRVLNPNDPNRFTFTEKCSPLRAEDIEISLDGEKLPFDKETVTAIYDWSGGYLRRETIWYWTAFSAILPDGTSIGTNLAAFVNETFFSENAFWIDNNRTRVPRVIYDIDPLDPYKRWHVYDETGTLDLIFTPEGERSDKINGGPLAKAIFRQFIGMFEGYFHPEGEKRIDFHNIKGFCEIHRALW; translated from the coding sequence GTGAAACAACTTATTGGAGAGAACAATAAAGTCAATTACGGGTGTATCGATGAACCTATTGAGTGGAATTACAGAGACTTCGTTCTCAGGGATTTCTTTAACCGGGAGATCAAAGGGCTCCGGAAAAAACGGGCTTATCATCAATTCAATTATATCGGCATCAGTGCGGGGAAATACATTGCCGGTTTTGCCATAGTGGATCTGGGGGCTGTAAAAAATGTCTTCGGCTTCCTCTATGAAATGGGCTCGGGAATCATTCTGGAATCGGACGACAAATGTCCCGGTTTTTCCCGCAAAATGGATTTCCCAAGGAATCCCGATTCGTACAAAGCCCGGTATGAAAGCAGAAGCACATCGCTTCTTATTGATAAAGATAAAGACGAAGGCGTCCTGACAATCGATTGCCATTTTAAAAAACGACTGAAAATTAAGGGGCGGTTTCCCTATTCCATGGAAAAACACAGGCCTTTGAGAGTTCTCAATCCCAATGATCCCAATCGTTTCACCTTTACGGAAAAATGCTCTCCCCTGAGAGCGGAGGATATCGAAATCTCCCTCGATGGAGAGAAACTGCCTTTTGACAAAGAGACGGTTACGGCAATATATGACTGGTCGGGGGGGTATCTGCGCCGGGAGACAATCTGGTATTGGACGGCTTTCAGTGCAATTCTGCCGGACGGGACAAGCATCGGAACGAATCTCGCCGCCTTTGTAAATGAAACTTTCTTTTCAGAAAACGCTTTCTGGATAGATAATAACAGAACGAGAGTGCCTCGTGTCATTTATGATATCGATCCTCTCGATCCATATAAACGCTGGCATGTCTACGATGAAACCGGCACCCTGGATCTGATTTTCACGCCTGAAGGCGAGAGAAGCGATAAAATTAATGGAGGTCCTCTTGCCAAAGCTATTTTCAGGCAATTCATCGGAATGTTTGAAGGCTATTTTCATCCTGAAGGTGAGAAGAGGATTGATTTCCATAATATAAAAGGATTTTGCGAGATCCATAGAGCTCTCTGGTAA